Proteins from one Hemiscyllium ocellatum isolate sHemOce1 chromosome 6, sHemOce1.pat.X.cur, whole genome shotgun sequence genomic window:
- the LOC132816558 gene encoding 52 kDa repressor of the inhibitor of the protein kinase-like isoform X2 codes for MPNFCAAPNCSRKSTNCPDIPFFRFPKDPERCQKWVENCRRADLENRSAEQLHKQYRLCARHFEQSLICTNSPYRTVLKDNAVPTLFDLTSHLNKPEGKHRKHKRIKDLTEEDLLRVKAPRTDCDVLRGLQCKQEAINELDKTELEGATESLEESTLLEESLNLTPEEKGNKEFLKVLFETVLLLGRQNVPLGGSATENLSNLCNTPDNIQALLEFRMNAGDEILRKRFETTAVNAVYCPKNLQKDLLDICEMCIREEVLREVRDSNFFSIVTDEVINVAGLDHVSLLIRFVDESDCLRQEFVGFIPCDLDGEFLASRIHETLTEKWGLNMYYCRGQAYNGSGTMCYKKRVVVASILQQCPKALSTPCSSYPLNIWIAKSSLIFGINMVLSLMENIVSFFSLSPQLQKVFDVGVDGVYQTNEEKAKELKKLFQINWYERHDSFEILADLYEVLVTCLDEISYDTCGRWNAEIATQASMLSSTMRDFEIVVSVMVLKNVLSYTRAFGKNLQGQASDTYFASSTLTAVLHSLNEMRDNIDVYHEFWLEEATNLSIKMGIELKLPWRCRRQPQSEEVSEDTPENYYKEAITAPFLDHIILEIEDMFSEQQLKALKCLSLVPSVMAQLKYNTAEENMADLYKDDLPNPDTLSAELHCWKIKWKHRSRDVELPSTVFDTLRHPDIKFFPNVYTLLKIVSNLPIIKLETDKYEIGRKRLKAYLKITPVEERTTSLALIHISYDAKHDYDMMVDTYAKLYPEKMQLAHVTDSDSVDISNHDGNSVEINNLDTSTRTVYEVDGECMEVASHTVASGVVLHHQSAGSLMEVCQNSDKTIIEVTQHPEGTTVELQQFPVSGTMIVTQHTAESSVELQHHPEGAQISQQPIESSVGLQHHIEGRVVEVIHHPEVNGVELQHHSEVNGLELQHHPTSQVIEVSTVELQPQMESSSVELQHQVQEGAVSLQHHLEENTVELQHHPDTNTVELHNPQTSTIELSHGIEETTMEVGHCLETSATTIIQQQQQPQHGAVEMQSQCDLQPSEMEIRPHKVSVATETDHPEIDEVDIMPHVEPVATEVQHPSEVTSIEIQHNPEPGATEVQQHSESISAEVQQPLQTNAPDLPHCDESSTVMEDNPEKGVEAIEHQSVEFDPHPESRAIELEQCPEANVVELENRPEATDLQNPPTEAATVEVDKVSLCNQDLNGDGIKVLEIKNSEDRNSETDISSVSNVNSSEVAVQ; via the exons ATGCCGAACTTCTGCGCGGCACCCAACTGCAGCAGGAAAAGCACCAACTGCCCAGACATCCCTTTCTTCAGGTTCCCCAAAGACCCCGAGAG GTGTCAGAAATGGGTAGAGAATTGTCGCCGAGCTGACTTGGAAAATAGGTCCGCTGAGCAGCTTCACAAACAGTACCGACTCTGTGCAAGACACTTTGAACAATCCTTGATATGCACAAAT AGCCCTTACAGAACTGTCCTTAAGGATAATGCCGTGCCAACTTTGTTTGACTTAACGAGCCATCTCAATAAACCTGAAGGCAAACACAGAAAGCACAAGAGAATAAAAGACCTG ACTGAGGAAGATTTATTAAGGGTGAAGGCACCAAGAA cTGACTGTGATGTCCTGAGAGGTCTGCAGTGTAAACAGGAGGCAATCAATGAACTTGACAAAACAGAACTGGAAGGTGCTACAGAGAGCCTTGAAGAGTCTACTCTTTTGGAAGAATCTTTGAATTTGACACCTGAAGAGAAAGGGAACAAAGAATTTCTCAAAGTTTTATTTGAAACTGTATTGTTGTTGGGGAGGCAAAATGTCCCTTTGGGAGGATCAGCCACTGAAAACCTGAGTAACTTGTGCAATACTCCTGACAACATTCAAGCACTACTGGAATTCCGAATGAATGCAGGCGATGAAATTCTTAGAAAGAGATTTGAAACAACTGCTGTGAATGCAGTGTACTGCCCTAAGAACTTGCAAAAAGACCTTTTGGACATCTGTGAGATGTGCATACGGGAGGAGGTACTCCGAGAAGTTCGTGACAGCAACTTCTTCTCAATTGTGACAGATGAAGTGATCAATGTAGCAGGACTTGACCATGTGTCCCTGTTAATTCGGTTTGTAGATGAGTCTGACTGTCTGAGGCAAGAATTTGTTGGCTTCATACCCTGTGATCTTGACGGGGAGTTCTTGGCCAGTCGGATCCATGAGACTCTTACAGAAAAGTGGGGTCTGAACATGTATTACTGCCGTGGACAAGCATACAATGGTTCTGGCACAATGTGTTACAAAAAGCGAGTTGTTGTGGCTAGCATTTTACAGCAGTGTCCAAAGGCATTGAGCACTCCTTGTTCTTCCTATCCCCTAAACATATGGATTGCGAAGTCCAGTCTCATTTTTGGTATTAACATGGTATTAAGTTTGATGGAAAACATTGTATCATTTTTCAGTTTGTCACCTCAACTCCAGAAGgtttttgatgttggtgttgacgGTGTCTATCAAACAAATGAGGAGAAGGCAAAGGAGCTGAAAAAACTCTTTCAAATTAATTGGTATGAAAGACATGACTCTTTTGAAATCTTGGCAGATCTTTATGAAGTACTGGTGACGTGCTTGGATGAGATCAGTTACGATACATGTGGTAGGTGGAATGCTGAGATAGCGACCCAGGCCAGCATGTTGTCCTCAACCATGAGAGATTTTGAAATAGTTGTCTCTGTTATGGTGTTGAAAAATGTTCTCTCATACACAAGAGCCTTTGGCAAAAATCTCCAAGGTCAAGCATCAGACACTTATTTTGCCTCAAGCACTTTGACTGCGGTCCTGCACTCATTAAACGAAATGAGGGACAATATTGATGTGTATCATGAGTTCTGGTTAGAAGAAGCCACCAATTTGTCAATCAAAATGGGAATTGAACTAAAGCTGCCTTGGCGATGCCGCAGGCAGCCTCAAAGTGAAGAGGTTTCTGAGGACACTCCTGAAAACTACTATAAGGAAGCAATTACTGCACCCTTTTTGGACCACATTATTTTAGAAATTGAGGACATGTTTTCCGAGCAGCAGCTAAAGGCTCTCAAGTGCCTGTCGTTGGTGCCTTCTGTTATGGCTCAGCTGAAATATAATACTGCAGAGGAAAACATGGCTGATTTATATAAAGACGATCTTCCAAATCCCGATACCCTTTCAGCAGAATTGCACTGTTGGAAGATAAAATGGAAGCATCGAAGCAGAGATGTTGAACTTCCTAGTACTGTTTTTGACACGCTACGCCATCCTGACATCAAATTCTTTCCAAATGTGTACACTTTACTTAAAATTGTCTCAAACCTACCTATTATCAAGCTCGAAACTGACAAGTATGAAATTGGACGGAAACGGCTGAAAGCGTACTTAAAAATCACTCCGGTTGAGGAACGGACAACCAGTCTGGCACTAATCCACATCAGTTATGATGCTAAACATGACTATGACATGATGGTTGATACCTATGCAAAACTGTACCCAGAGAAAATGCAgctcgcccatgtgactgattcAGATAGTGTGGACATTAGCAATCATGATGGAAACAGTGTTGAAATTAATAATTTGGATACAAGCACTCGGACAGTGTATGAGGTTGATGGCGAGTGCATGGAGGTGGCAAGCCATACAGTGGCAAGTGGGGTTGTACTCCACCATCAGTCTGCAGGAAGCCTCATGGAGGTCTGCCAGAATTCAGATAAGACTATCATAGAAGTGACCCAGCATCCAGAGGGGACCACAGTAGAACTGCAGCAGTTTCCTGTAAGCGGTACTATGATTGTGACTCAGCATACAGCCGAATCCAGTGTGGAATTGCAACACCATCCGGAAGGGGCTCAGATCAGCCAGCAGCCAATAGAaagcagtgtgggactgcagcACCACATAGAGGGAAGAGTGGTGGAGGTGATCCACCATCCAGAGGTGAATGGTGTAGAATTGCAGCATCACTCGGAGGTGAATGGCTTGGAATTGCAGCACCATCCAACAAGCCAAGTTATTGAGGTGAGCACTGTGGAGCTCCAGCCACAAATGGAGTCCAGCAGTGTGGAGTTGCAGCACCAGGTACAGGAGGGTGCAGTATCTCTGCAGCACCATCTGGAGGAAAATACTGTTGAACTACAGCACCACCCAGACACCAATACTGTGGAATTGCACAATCCACAAACTAGCACTATTGAGCTGAGCCATGGAATAGAAGAGACCACCATGGAGGTGGGTCATTGTTTAGAGACTAGTGCCACAACAAtaatacaacaacaacaacagccaCAGCATGGTGCTGTGGAAATGCAGAGCCAGTGCGACTTGCAGCCTAGTGAGATGGAGATACGGCCGCATAAGGTGTCTGTTGCTACAGAGACAGACCATCCGGAGATCGATGAAGTAGATATCATGCCCCATGTGGAACCAGTTGCTACAGAGGTGCAACATCCTTCAGAAGTTACTAGCATAGAAATCCAACATAACCCAGAGCCTGGTGCTACAGAGGTGCAGCAACATTCGGAATCAATCTCTGCAGAGGTACAGCAACCACTGCAGACTAATGCCCCAGATTTGCCTCATTGTGATGAATCTAGTACTGTGATGGAGGACAATCCAGAGAAAGGCGTAGAGGCAATAGAAcaccaatctgtggaattcgATCCACATCCCGAGTCGCGTGCCATTGAGCTGGAACAATGCCCTGAGGCAAATGTGGTGGAACTGGAGAACCGTCCAGAAGCAACAGATCTGCAGAACCCTCCTACAGAAGCAGCCACAGTGGAAGTAGACAAAGTGAGCTTGTGTAATCAGGATCTGAATGGTGATGGAATAAAGGTTTTGGAAATAAAAAATTCAGAAGACAGAAATTCAGAGACAGACATTTCTAGTGTAAGTAATGTAAATAGCTCTGAAGTAGCAGTACAATAA
- the LOC132816558 gene encoding 52 kDa repressor of the inhibitor of the protein kinase-like isoform X1, translating into MPNFCAAPNCSRGSTNYPDLPFFRFPRDRERCQKWVENCRRADLENRSAEQLHKQYRLCARHFEQSLICTNSPYRTVLKDNAVPTLFDLTSHLNKPEGKHRKHKRIKDLTEEDLLRVKAPRTDCDVLRGLQCKQEAINELDKTELEGATESLEESTLLEESLNLTPEEKGNKEFLKVLFETVLLLGRQNVPLGGSATENLSNLCNTPDNIQALLEFRMNAGDEILRKRFETTAVNAVYCPKNLQKDLLDICEMCIREEVLREVRDSNFFSIVTDEVINVAGLDHVSLLIRFVDESDCLRQEFVGFIPCDLDGEFLASRIHETLTEKWGLNMYYCRGQAYNGSGTMCYKKRVVVASILQQCPKALSTPCSSYPLNIWIAKSSLIFGINMVLSLMENIVSFFSLSPQLQKVFDVGVDGVYQTNEEKAKELKKLFQINWYERHDSFEILADLYEVLVTCLDEISYDTCGRWNAEIATQASMLSSTMRDFEIVVSVMVLKNVLSYTRAFGKNLQGQASDTYFASSTLTAVLHSLNEMRDNIDVYHEFWLEEATNLSIKMGIELKLPWRCRRQPQSEEVSEDTPENYYKEAITAPFLDHIILEIEDMFSEQQLKALKCLSLVPSVMAQLKYNTAEENMADLYKDDLPNPDTLSAELHCWKIKWKHRSRDVELPSTVFDTLRHPDIKFFPNVYTLLKIVSNLPIIKLETDKYEIGRKRLKAYLKITPVEERTTSLALIHISYDAKHDYDMMVDTYAKLYPEKMQLAHVTDSDSVDISNHDGNSVEINNLDTSTRTVYEVDGECMEVASHTVASGVVLHHQSAGSLMEVCQNSDKTIIEVTQHPEGTTVELQQFPVSGTMIVTQHTAESSVELQHHPEGAQISQQPIESSVGLQHHIEGRVVEVIHHPEVNGVELQHHSEVNGLELQHHPTSQVIEVSTVELQPQMESSSVELQHQVQEGAVSLQHHLEENTVELQHHPDTNTVELHNPQTSTIELSHGIEETTMEVGHCLETSATTIIQQQQQPQHGAVEMQSQCDLQPSEMEIRPHKVSVATETDHPEIDEVDIMPHVEPVATEVQHPSEVTSIEIQHNPEPGATEVQQHSESISAEVQQPLQTNAPDLPHCDESSTVMEDNPEKGVEAIEHQSVEFDPHPESRAIELEQCPEANVVELENRPEATDLQNPPTEAATVEVDKVSLCNQDLNGDGIKVLEIKNSEDRNSETDISSVSNVNSSEVAVQ; encoded by the exons ATGCCGAATTTTTGCGCGGCTCCGAACTGTAGCCGCGGGAGCACCAATTACCCGGACTTACCTTTTTTCAGGTTTCCTAGAGACCGCGAGAG GTGTCAGAAATGGGTAGAGAATTGTCGCCGAGCTGACTTGGAAAATAGGTCCGCTGAGCAGCTTCACAAACAGTACCGACTCTGTGCAAGACACTTTGAACAATCCTTGATATGCACAAAT AGCCCTTACAGAACTGTCCTTAAGGATAATGCCGTGCCAACTTTGTTTGACTTAACGAGCCATCTCAATAAACCTGAAGGCAAACACAGAAAGCACAAGAGAATAAAAGACCTG ACTGAGGAAGATTTATTAAGGGTGAAGGCACCAAGAA cTGACTGTGATGTCCTGAGAGGTCTGCAGTGTAAACAGGAGGCAATCAATGAACTTGACAAAACAGAACTGGAAGGTGCTACAGAGAGCCTTGAAGAGTCTACTCTTTTGGAAGAATCTTTGAATTTGACACCTGAAGAGAAAGGGAACAAAGAATTTCTCAAAGTTTTATTTGAAACTGTATTGTTGTTGGGGAGGCAAAATGTCCCTTTGGGAGGATCAGCCACTGAAAACCTGAGTAACTTGTGCAATACTCCTGACAACATTCAAGCACTACTGGAATTCCGAATGAATGCAGGCGATGAAATTCTTAGAAAGAGATTTGAAACAACTGCTGTGAATGCAGTGTACTGCCCTAAGAACTTGCAAAAAGACCTTTTGGACATCTGTGAGATGTGCATACGGGAGGAGGTACTCCGAGAAGTTCGTGACAGCAACTTCTTCTCAATTGTGACAGATGAAGTGATCAATGTAGCAGGACTTGACCATGTGTCCCTGTTAATTCGGTTTGTAGATGAGTCTGACTGTCTGAGGCAAGAATTTGTTGGCTTCATACCCTGTGATCTTGACGGGGAGTTCTTGGCCAGTCGGATCCATGAGACTCTTACAGAAAAGTGGGGTCTGAACATGTATTACTGCCGTGGACAAGCATACAATGGTTCTGGCACAATGTGTTACAAAAAGCGAGTTGTTGTGGCTAGCATTTTACAGCAGTGTCCAAAGGCATTGAGCACTCCTTGTTCTTCCTATCCCCTAAACATATGGATTGCGAAGTCCAGTCTCATTTTTGGTATTAACATGGTATTAAGTTTGATGGAAAACATTGTATCATTTTTCAGTTTGTCACCTCAACTCCAGAAGgtttttgatgttggtgttgacgGTGTCTATCAAACAAATGAGGAGAAGGCAAAGGAGCTGAAAAAACTCTTTCAAATTAATTGGTATGAAAGACATGACTCTTTTGAAATCTTGGCAGATCTTTATGAAGTACTGGTGACGTGCTTGGATGAGATCAGTTACGATACATGTGGTAGGTGGAATGCTGAGATAGCGACCCAGGCCAGCATGTTGTCCTCAACCATGAGAGATTTTGAAATAGTTGTCTCTGTTATGGTGTTGAAAAATGTTCTCTCATACACAAGAGCCTTTGGCAAAAATCTCCAAGGTCAAGCATCAGACACTTATTTTGCCTCAAGCACTTTGACTGCGGTCCTGCACTCATTAAACGAAATGAGGGACAATATTGATGTGTATCATGAGTTCTGGTTAGAAGAAGCCACCAATTTGTCAATCAAAATGGGAATTGAACTAAAGCTGCCTTGGCGATGCCGCAGGCAGCCTCAAAGTGAAGAGGTTTCTGAGGACACTCCTGAAAACTACTATAAGGAAGCAATTACTGCACCCTTTTTGGACCACATTATTTTAGAAATTGAGGACATGTTTTCCGAGCAGCAGCTAAAGGCTCTCAAGTGCCTGTCGTTGGTGCCTTCTGTTATGGCTCAGCTGAAATATAATACTGCAGAGGAAAACATGGCTGATTTATATAAAGACGATCTTCCAAATCCCGATACCCTTTCAGCAGAATTGCACTGTTGGAAGATAAAATGGAAGCATCGAAGCAGAGATGTTGAACTTCCTAGTACTGTTTTTGACACGCTACGCCATCCTGACATCAAATTCTTTCCAAATGTGTACACTTTACTTAAAATTGTCTCAAACCTACCTATTATCAAGCTCGAAACTGACAAGTATGAAATTGGACGGAAACGGCTGAAAGCGTACTTAAAAATCACTCCGGTTGAGGAACGGACAACCAGTCTGGCACTAATCCACATCAGTTATGATGCTAAACATGACTATGACATGATGGTTGATACCTATGCAAAACTGTACCCAGAGAAAATGCAgctcgcccatgtgactgattcAGATAGTGTGGACATTAGCAATCATGATGGAAACAGTGTTGAAATTAATAATTTGGATACAAGCACTCGGACAGTGTATGAGGTTGATGGCGAGTGCATGGAGGTGGCAAGCCATACAGTGGCAAGTGGGGTTGTACTCCACCATCAGTCTGCAGGAAGCCTCATGGAGGTCTGCCAGAATTCAGATAAGACTATCATAGAAGTGACCCAGCATCCAGAGGGGACCACAGTAGAACTGCAGCAGTTTCCTGTAAGCGGTACTATGATTGTGACTCAGCATACAGCCGAATCCAGTGTGGAATTGCAACACCATCCGGAAGGGGCTCAGATCAGCCAGCAGCCAATAGAaagcagtgtgggactgcagcACCACATAGAGGGAAGAGTGGTGGAGGTGATCCACCATCCAGAGGTGAATGGTGTAGAATTGCAGCATCACTCGGAGGTGAATGGCTTGGAATTGCAGCACCATCCAACAAGCCAAGTTATTGAGGTGAGCACTGTGGAGCTCCAGCCACAAATGGAGTCCAGCAGTGTGGAGTTGCAGCACCAGGTACAGGAGGGTGCAGTATCTCTGCAGCACCATCTGGAGGAAAATACTGTTGAACTACAGCACCACCCAGACACCAATACTGTGGAATTGCACAATCCACAAACTAGCACTATTGAGCTGAGCCATGGAATAGAAGAGACCACCATGGAGGTGGGTCATTGTTTAGAGACTAGTGCCACAACAAtaatacaacaacaacaacagccaCAGCATGGTGCTGTGGAAATGCAGAGCCAGTGCGACTTGCAGCCTAGTGAGATGGAGATACGGCCGCATAAGGTGTCTGTTGCTACAGAGACAGACCATCCGGAGATCGATGAAGTAGATATCATGCCCCATGTGGAACCAGTTGCTACAGAGGTGCAACATCCTTCAGAAGTTACTAGCATAGAAATCCAACATAACCCAGAGCCTGGTGCTACAGAGGTGCAGCAACATTCGGAATCAATCTCTGCAGAGGTACAGCAACCACTGCAGACTAATGCCCCAGATTTGCCTCATTGTGATGAATCTAGTACTGTGATGGAGGACAATCCAGAGAAAGGCGTAGAGGCAATAGAAcaccaatctgtggaattcgATCCACATCCCGAGTCGCGTGCCATTGAGCTGGAACAATGCCCTGAGGCAAATGTGGTGGAACTGGAGAACCGTCCAGAAGCAACAGATCTGCAGAACCCTCCTACAGAAGCAGCCACAGTGGAAGTAGACAAAGTGAGCTTGTGTAATCAGGATCTGAATGGTGATGGAATAAAGGTTTTGGAAATAAAAAATTCAGAAGACAGAAATTCAGAGACAGACATTTCTAGTGTAAGTAATGTAAATAGCTCTGAAGTAGCAGTACAATAA